The Campylobacter concisus genome has a window encoding:
- the aspS gene encoding aspartate--tRNA ligase produces the protein MRSHYCTDLSKADIGKEVILCGWANTYRDHGGVVFIDLRDVSGLIQLVCDPADSKEAHDVAAKVRDEYVLKAKGKVRARGEGLTNPKLKTGEIEVIVSELIIENPSEPLPFMIGDESVNEDIRLKYRFLDLRSERLQNIFKMRSRAAIAARNSLDKMGFIEFETPVLTRATPEGARDYLVPSRVYPGQFYALPQSPQLFKQLLMCSGFDKYFQIAKCFRDEDLRADRQPEFTQIDIEMSFVEQEDIINMAETMLKDIFKACGHDIKTPFRRMSYKEATETYGSDKPDLRYDLKMIDVIDIFERSSNEIFSSIAKDKKKNRIKALKVPNGDNIFSKREMNRFEEFVRKFGAQGLGYFQMKEDGLKGPLCKFFEQSDLDEIVSRCELKVGDVVFFGAGKKKIVLDYMGRFRIFLAEQMGIIDQDRLEFLWVLDFPMFEQNDDGSYSAMHHPFTMPKNIDEPDLEDILSIAHDVVLNGFELGGGSIRIHKNDIQQKVFKLLGIDEAEQREKFGFLLDALTFGAPPHGGIAIGFDRLNMLVNKASSIRDVIAFPKTQRAQCPLTKAPSYASNEQLRELGLRIREKEQKA, from the coding sequence ATGCGAAGTCATTATTGCACCGATCTTAGCAAAGCTGATATCGGCAAAGAAGTAATACTTTGTGGCTGGGCAAACACATATAGAGACCACGGTGGCGTTGTTTTCATCGACTTAAGAGACGTTAGCGGGCTTATACAATTAGTTTGTGACCCTGCTGACAGCAAAGAAGCACACGATGTGGCTGCAAAAGTAAGAGATGAATATGTCTTAAAAGCAAAAGGAAAAGTAAGGGCTAGAGGCGAAGGACTAACCAATCCAAAGCTAAAAACTGGCGAGATAGAAGTAATAGTAAGCGAGCTCATCATCGAAAATCCAAGCGAGCCACTACCATTTATGATAGGTGATGAGAGCGTAAATGAGGACATCAGGCTGAAATACCGCTTTTTAGACCTTAGAAGCGAGCGCTTGCAAAATATCTTTAAAATGCGTTCTCGCGCGGCGATCGCAGCTAGAAACAGCCTAGATAAAATGGGCTTTATCGAGTTTGAAACTCCAGTTTTAACACGCGCAACTCCAGAAGGTGCGAGAGACTACCTAGTACCAAGCCGCGTGTATCCAGGCCAATTTTATGCGCTTCCACAAAGCCCACAGCTATTTAAACAACTTTTGATGTGTTCTGGCTTTGATAAGTATTTTCAGATAGCAAAATGCTTCCGCGACGAGGACTTAAGGGCTGATCGCCAACCAGAATTTACTCAAATAGATATCGAAATGAGCTTTGTTGAGCAAGAAGATATCATAAATATGGCTGAGACGATGCTAAAAGATATCTTTAAAGCCTGCGGACACGACATCAAAACGCCATTTAGACGCATGAGCTACAAAGAGGCGACTGAGACTTACGGCTCAGACAAGCCAGACCTCAGATATGATCTAAAAATGATCGATGTGATCGATATTTTCGAGCGATCAAGCAATGAAATTTTTAGCTCTATCGCAAAAGATAAGAAGAAAAACCGCATAAAAGCGCTAAAAGTGCCAAATGGCGACAACATCTTTAGTAAGCGCGAGATGAATAGATTTGAAGAATTTGTGCGTAAATTTGGCGCACAAGGTCTTGGCTACTTCCAGATGAAAGAAGATGGCTTAAAAGGCCCACTTTGCAAATTTTTCGAGCAAAGCGATCTTGACGAGATCGTCTCAAGATGTGAGCTAAAAGTTGGCGATGTCGTATTCTTCGGTGCTGGCAAGAAAAAGATCGTGCTTGATTATATGGGACGATTTAGAATTTTCTTGGCTGAGCAAATGGGTATCATCGATCAAGATAGACTTGAGTTCTTATGGGTGCTTGACTTCCCAATGTTTGAGCAAAATGACGATGGCAGCTACTCTGCGATGCACCATCCATTTACAATGCCAAAAAATATAGACGAGCCTGATCTTGAAGATATCCTCTCTATCGCTCACGACGTCGTCTTAAACGGCTTTGAGCTTGGCGGCGGAAGTATAAGAATTCACAAAAACGACATCCAACAAAAAGTCTTTAAGCTTCTTGGCATAGATGAAGCCGAGCAGCGTGAGAAATTTGGTTTCTTGCTTGATGCCTTGACATTTGGTGCGCCTCCACATGGTGGTATCGCGATCGGCTTTGACAGACTAAATATGCTTGTAAATAAAGCAAGCTCGATCCGCGACGTCATAGCCTTCCCTAAAACGCAGCGCGCTCAGTGCCCACTCACAAAGGCACCAAGCTACGCTAGCAACGAACAACTTAGAGAGCTAGGGCTAAGGATAAGAGAAAAAGAGCAAAAGGCTTAA
- a CDS encoding AAA family ATPase has product MIDRILIKDYLNFKNVELNFKEGLSVFTGVSGAGKSVLMSAIMAVFGLKDSEARLIEADVEHKFELDEFGIENEEVNIFKLLKDKSTRYFINQQAISKKNLAQVAREHIKYLSAKEANEFENEKFLNLLDRLEISKNEKFKEIKQEFEEAFLEFSKISKELATIKEEEKKVEELKELASFEIEKIRSVGPKKGEFEELMETKKRLSKKDKINEAWARAERIFELEHSVNEALSISDLDNGFFEDAMNELRVARDSLNMEELDDIDVESVLDRIEALNAIIRRYGSEEEALEALDKKEKELARYENLSFEKSELEKKFEILSKKANELASTLSKARGVNLKELEAMINLYLKELYMPDITLRIDGKKLDILGVDEVCLNLNETSLKNLSSGELNRLRLAFIAASSEITKTGGDVIILDEIDANLSGKEAMSIANVLLKLANFYQIFAISHQPQLSSKANSHFLVERHGESSVVRELDKEERVNELARMISGEHISEEAINFAKGLLK; this is encoded by the coding sequence ATGATTGATCGAATTTTGATTAAGGATTATCTAAATTTTAAAAATGTCGAGCTAAATTTCAAAGAGGGTCTTAGCGTATTTACGGGCGTTAGCGGTGCTGGTAAATCGGTACTGATGAGCGCGATAATGGCTGTTTTTGGGCTAAAAGATAGCGAGGCAAGGCTGATAGAAGCTGACGTGGAGCATAAATTTGAGCTTGATGAGTTTGGCATAGAAAACGAAGAGGTCAATATTTTCAAGCTTTTAAAAGATAAGAGCACGAGGTATTTTATAAATCAACAAGCCATCTCAAAGAAAAATTTAGCCCAAGTGGCGCGCGAGCACATCAAATATCTCTCTGCAAAAGAGGCAAATGAATTTGAAAATGAGAAATTTCTAAATTTGCTTGACAGGCTTGAAATTTCAAAAAATGAGAAATTTAAAGAGATAAAGCAGGAATTTGAAGAGGCGTTTTTAGAATTTTCTAAAATTTCAAAAGAGCTAGCCACTATAAAAGAGGAAGAGAAAAAGGTCGAGGAGCTAAAGGAGCTTGCTAGCTTTGAGATCGAGAAGATAAGAAGTGTCGGGCCTAAAAAAGGCGAGTTTGAAGAGCTTATGGAGACTAAAAAAAGGCTTAGTAAAAAGGATAAGATAAATGAGGCGTGGGCTAGGGCTGAGCGGATATTTGAGCTAGAGCACAGCGTAAATGAGGCGCTAAGTATCAGCGATCTTGACAACGGCTTTTTTGAAGATGCGATGAATGAGCTAAGGGTCGCAAGAGATAGCCTAAATATGGAGGAGCTTGACGATATCGACGTGGAGAGCGTGCTTGATAGGATAGAAGCTCTTAATGCCATCATCAGGCGTTATGGCAGCGAAGAGGAGGCATTAGAAGCGCTTGATAAAAAGGAAAAAGAGCTTGCTAGATATGAAAATTTAAGCTTTGAAAAGAGCGAGCTTGAGAAGAAATTTGAAATTTTAAGCAAAAAGGCAAATGAGCTAGCCAGCACTTTAAGCAAGGCAAGGGGCGTAAATTTAAAAGAGCTTGAGGCGATGATAAATTTATACCTAAAAGAGCTTTATATGCCAGATATCACGCTAAGGATTGATGGCAAAAAGCTTGATATTTTGGGAGTTGATGAGGTTTGTTTAAATTTAAATGAGACCTCGCTTAAAAATTTAAGCTCAGGCGAGCTAAACCGCTTAAGGCTGGCCTTCATAGCTGCCTCTAGTGAGATCACAAAAACTGGCGGAGATGTCATCATTTTAGACGAAATAGATGCAAATTTAAGTGGAAAAGAGGCGATGAGTATCGCAAATGTCTTGCTTAAGCTTGCAAATTTCTATCAAATTTTTGCCATTTCGCACCAGCCGCAGCTTAGCTCAAAGGCAAATTCGCATTTTTTAGTAGAGCGTCACGGCGAGAGCTCAGTCGTAAGAGAGCTTGACAAAGAGGAGCGTGTAAATGAGCTTGCACGCATGATAAGCGGCGAGCATATCAGCGAAGAGGCAATAAATTTTGCAAAAGGACTTTTAAAATAG
- a CDS encoding NAD(+) kinase codes for MKNEQKFNTTNAKKVGLIAKDYPLFKQDLAKLEKILKKYNAEILLEKNCAKQVEKSGFELIKLAKECEFLITLGGDGTIISTCRKLAHISPLILGIHAGRLGFLTDITINESEKFFKDFFDDKFEIETPFMLDVTLHKNDGKTEKKIAFNDAVIVSKNGGSMTHIEALLNEKYFNSYYGDGVIVATPAGTTAYNMSANGPIIYPLSEVFALTPICSHSLTQRPVVLTKNHTVKFRTKSDAILVIDGQDRFDMSKISAVSMSLSEKKARLIRHIGRDYFQILKEKLHWGYND; via the coding sequence ATGAAAAATGAACAAAAATTTAATACCACAAACGCCAAAAAAGTGGGACTTATCGCGAAAGATTATCCATTATTTAAGCAGGATTTAGCAAAGCTAGAAAAAATTTTAAAAAAGTATAACGCTGAAATTTTGCTTGAAAAAAACTGTGCAAAACAGGTAGAAAAAAGTGGCTTTGAGCTGATAAAACTAGCCAAAGAGTGCGAATTTCTTATTACGCTTGGCGGTGATGGCACGATCATTTCAACTTGCAGAAAGCTAGCTCACATCTCGCCACTCATCCTTGGCATACACGCTGGCAGACTCGGCTTTTTGACAGATATCACGATAAATGAGAGTGAGAAGTTTTTTAAAGACTTTTTTGATGATAAATTTGAGATAGAAACGCCTTTTATGCTTGATGTTACGCTTCACAAAAATGATGGCAAAACTGAGAAAAAGATAGCATTTAACGATGCAGTCATCGTTAGTAAAAATGGTGGCTCGATGACGCATATCGAGGCACTTTTAAATGAAAAGTATTTTAACTCATATTATGGCGATGGCGTCATAGTGGCAACTCCAGCTGGCACCACGGCATATAACATGAGCGCAAATGGCCCGATCATCTATCCGCTAAGCGAGGTCTTTGCGCTAACTCCCATCTGCTCACACTCGCTCACGCAGCGTCCAGTCGTGCTTACCAAAAATCACACGGTTAAATTTAGAACAAAAAGCGACGCCATTTTGGTTATAGACGGACAAGACCGCTTTGATATGAGTAAAATTTCAGCCGTTAGCATGAGTCTGAGCGAGAAAAAAGCGAGGCTGATACGCCATATTGGTAGGGATTATTTTCAAATTTTAAAAGAGAAACTTCACTGGGGTTATAATGATTGA